From the Paramormyrops kingsleyae isolate MSU_618 chromosome 7, PKINGS_0.4, whole genome shotgun sequence genome, one window contains:
- the LOC111858999 gene encoding steroidogenic factor 1-like: MRPCSLPTSMHDRRVEIYPRCDREASLATDTGATLRLMEYVYGADLEELCPVCGDKVSGYHYGLLTCESCKGFFKRTVQNNKRYTCAENQDCKIDKSQRKRCPFCRFQKCLGVGMRLEAVRADRMRGGRNKFGPMYKRDRALKQQKKALIRASGIKLEPALPLLRPLQADCSFTASLRGPQTPPEGLLHAGSYGPPAPGMANQGSRAGPVTGQYQRTPFPSRTIKSEYPDQYGGVSDSQVGYLYPDVCPSGSPQPRVPPLVLELLRCEPDELQMQHKIVASLQTEQGDGGRQEKPATFSLVCRMADQTLFSIVEWARSCVFFKELKVGDQMKLLHSCWSELLLLDHVSRQMRHGNANSLLLVTGQEVDIAPIAAQAGVTLDNLVQRSQELVAKLQALLVDRREIACLKFLILFNPDVKLLENQQLVENVQEQVSAALQEYAARSCPQFLDKYRQLLLRLPELRALSVQAEDYLCYKHLGGEVPCNNLLLEMLHAKRTCV; encoded by the exons ATGCGTCCGTGCTCGCTGCCTACTTCAATGCACGACAGAAGAGTGGAGATCTATCCGCGCTGTGACCGAGAAGCAAGTCTGGCGACAGACACAG GTGCCACACTGAGGCTGATGGAGTATGTTTACGGCGCCGACCTGGAAGAGCTCTGTCCCGTCTGTGGGGACAAGGTGTCCGGTTATCACTACGGACTGCTCACGTGCGAGAGCTGTAAG GGCTTTTTTAAGAGGActgttcaaaataataaaagatACACTTGCGCTGAAAACCAGGACTGTAAAATCGACAAGAGCCAACGAAAGAGATGCCCGTTCTGTCGCTTTCAGAAATGCCTCGGCGTCGGCATGAGGCTCGAAG CGGTGCGCGCCGACCGCATGCGGGGCGGCAGGAACAAGTTTGGCCCAATGTACAAGCGTGACCGTGCGCTAAAACAGCAGAAGAAGGCTCTCATCCGAGCCAGCGGGATCAAGCTGGAGCCGGCACTGCCGCTgctgcgccccctgcaggccgacTGCAGCTTCACAGCTAGCCTGCGAGGCCCTCAGACGCCACCCGAAGGGCTCCTGCATGCCGGCTCCTATGGACCACCTGCACCGGGCATGGCCAATCAGGGTTCCCGAGCCGGACCTGTTACTGGCCAGTACCAGCGCACCCCCTTCCCCAGTCGGACCATCAAGTCCGAGTACCCAGACCAGTATGGCGGCGTGTCCGACTCCCAGGTGGGGTACCTGTACCCGGATGTCTGCCCCTCGGGGTCCCCCCAGCCCCGGGTGCCCCCGCTGGTCCTGGAGCTGCTGCGCTGTGAGCCGGATGAGCTGCAGATGCAGCACAAAATCGTGGCATCACTGCAGACAGAGCAGGGGGATGGTGGCAGGCAGGAGAAGCCCGCCACCTTCAGCCTGGTGTGCCGCATGGCTGACCAGACGCTCTTCTCCATTGTGGAGTGGGCACGGAGCTGTGTCTTCTTCAAGGAGCTCAAG GTGGGCGACCAGATGAAGCTGCTGCACAGCTGTTGGAGCGAGCTGCTGCTGTTGGACCACGTCTCCCGACAAATGCGTCATGGCAATGCCAACAGCCTCCTGCTTGTCACCGGTCAGGAG GTGGACATTGCCCCCATCGCTGCTCAGGCAGGTGTTACCCTGGACAACCTTGTCCAGAGGAGCCAGGAGCTGGTGGCCAAGCTGCAGGCTTTGCTGGTGGACCGGAGAGAGATTGCCTGCCTCAAGTTCCTCATACTGTTCAATCCTG ACGTGAAGCTGCTGGAGAACCAGCAGTTGGTGGAGAACGTCCAGGAGCAGGTGAGCGCTGCCCTGCAGGAGTACGCAGCACGCAGCTGCCCTCAGTTCCTGGACAAGTACAGgcagctgctgctgcgtctGCCCGAGCTGCGTGCCCTCAGCGTGCAGGCCGAGGACTACCTGTGCTACAAGCACCTGGGGGGTGAGGTGCCCTGCAACAACCTGCTGCTAGAGATGCTGCACGCCAAGAGGACCTGTGTGTGA